The Vibrio aphrogenes genomic interval TATCTCTACGCCATTCCTTCGCCACACTGGCCATTTTCATGATGCTTGCCGGTTGTGCGCATCAAGATAAGCAAGAATTTAAAACCAATGCCCGTGAAGCGGCGCAAGCCACCAAAGACGCTGGGCGCACAATTGGTCATACGACTCGAGATGCCGCCAAAGAAACTGGTCACTTTTTCCGTGACATATTTAAAGACTAATCAACTGATTTTAAAGCAAAACATAAAAAGCCAAACGATTGCGCGAGCTTTTTGTAATGAAGTTAGTTAGAATACGCTGCAACAAAGTTTGGAGAACCATAACAGCCACTCACAGGGATGTTGAGTTGATCATTAGGTTACTAGTTGGGTTAATAGCACAGCATTAGAAAGGTTTTTACCAAAGCGTGGTACTCGCTTTTCGTAGCGTCAGATACCGCTTTGGCAAACATCTTTATACCCAAGTGACTTCAAGGTGCAGAATTCAGAGCTATCATCCAAGTCTTTAAACAAGGAAGATTCGCGTAGGAATGTAAGCACCTTTCAAACGAATCTGACGCCGAGTAAAGGCTTGGATGAAGCTCCCGAAGGGCAAGTTAAAACAAGCTTTATGCTGCGTTAAATTGAACAGAGATAGAATCACTATGAACATATTCAATTTGCCTTGCCTAAAACTTGTTTTAATCTTGCTGAAACTCGCACCTTGAAGTGACTTGGGTATATTTGTTTTTAACTCCGTGATTTAAGGAATATGGAAGCCATGGAAAACGCTCGCCCAATTCGTCGCGCTCTAATCAGCGTATCTGACAAAACTGGTATTGTTGAATTTGCCCAAGCACTGACTCAACGTGGTGTGGAAATTCTTTCAACAGGTGGTACATTCAAACTACTGCAAGACAATGCCATCACCGCCACAGAAGTGTCTGATTACACCGGTTTCCCTGAAATGATGGACGGTCGTGTAAAAACCCTTCACCCGAAAGTACATGGTGGCGTATTAGGTCGTCGTGGTACGGATGAAGCTGTCATGGAACAACACGGCATCCAACCCATCGATATGGTCGTCGTCAACCTTTACCCATTCGCTGAAACCGTTGCTAAAGCGGGTTGTACCCTTGAAGATGCGGTAGAAAATATCGATATCGGTGGGCCAACTATGGTTCGTTCTGCAGCCAAAAACCACAAAGATGTCACTATTGTCGTCAACGCATCAGACTACCAGCGCGTTATCGCTGAAATGGACGCTAACGACAAATCACTCACTCTAGAAACTCGTTTCGACTTAGCGATTGCTGCCTTTGAACACACGGCTGCTTACGATGGCATGATCGCCAACTACTTCGGCACTATGGTTCCTAGCTACGGCGAGAACAAAGAAGGTGATGAAGCCCCTTCTCCTAAAAACAAAGCTAAGTTCCCACGCACTTTCAATCAACAGTTCGAGAAAAAGCAAGACATGCGCTACGGTGAAAATAGCCACCAAGCCGCCGCTTTCTATGTTGAAGCAAACCCTCAAGAAGCCTCGGTTTCTACTGCACGTCAAATCCAAGGTAAGGCCCTGTCTTATAACAACATCGCCGATACCGACGCAGCACTTGAGTGCGTAAAAGAATTCAACGAACCCGCTTGTGTGATCGTAAAACACGCCAACCCTTGTGGTGTGGCACTAGGCTCTGACCTTTTAGAAGCTTACAACCGCGCTTATCAAACTGACCCAACCTCAGCCTTCGGTGGCATTATTGCCTTCAACCGTGAGCTCGATGCGGCAACCGCACAAGCGATTGTTGAGCGTCAATTTGTAGAAGTGATTATTGCGCCAAGCGTTTCTGAAGAAGCAATTAAAGTGGTCGAAGCGAAGAAAAACGTGCGTCTGCTTGAGTGTGGTGAGTGGACAACTAAGACGACTGGTTTTGATGTTAAGCGTGTCAACGGTGGCCTGTTAGTGCAAGACCGTGACCAAGGCATGGTGACGCTGGATGACTTAAAAGTGGTATCAAAACGTCAACCAACCGAAGAAGAGCTCAAAGATGCGCTATTCTGTTGGAAAGTCGCCAAATACGTGAAATCAAACGCCATTGTGTATTCAAAAGGCGACATGACTATCGGTGTCGGCGCAGGCCAAATGAGCCG includes:
- the purH gene encoding bifunctional phosphoribosylaminoimidazolecarboxamide formyltransferase/IMP cyclohydrolase; protein product: MENARPIRRALISVSDKTGIVEFAQALTQRGVEILSTGGTFKLLQDNAITATEVSDYTGFPEMMDGRVKTLHPKVHGGVLGRRGTDEAVMEQHGIQPIDMVVVNLYPFAETVAKAGCTLEDAVENIDIGGPTMVRSAAKNHKDVTIVVNASDYQRVIAEMDANDKSLTLETRFDLAIAAFEHTAAYDGMIANYFGTMVPSYGENKEGDEAPSPKNKAKFPRTFNQQFEKKQDMRYGENSHQAAAFYVEANPQEASVSTARQIQGKALSYNNIADTDAALECVKEFNEPACVIVKHANPCGVALGSDLLEAYNRAYQTDPTSAFGGIIAFNRELDAATAQAIVERQFVEVIIAPSVSEEAIKVVEAKKNVRLLECGEWTTKTTGFDVKRVNGGLLVQDRDQGMVTLDDLKVVSKRQPTEEELKDALFCWKVAKYVKSNAIVYSKGDMTIGVGAGQMSRVYSAKIAGIKAADEGLQVEGCVMASDAFFPFRDGIDAAAEAGIKCVIQPGGSMRDDEVIAAADEHGMAMIFTGMRHFRH